In Hyperolius riggenbachi isolate aHypRig1 chromosome 10, aHypRig1.pri, whole genome shotgun sequence, a genomic segment contains:
- the LOC137536991 gene encoding oocyte zinc finger protein XlCOF22-like yields the protein MVMSLIYAERKTQEAIDEEGGSTEQTLLGLAAEEIRTLCMDHMTTSVRMDEDWSHMTERILNLTLEIIFLLTGEVILPVKSGDQVTITVPPPHFLVPERNMKKNILQAINKITELLMGEVPIGCQDVPTFSSKVGWQSVEGHKDLSKDIMTENQPPLTSPDGSSNSNQPERCTGALYSHDCPQEDHTIPHHYQGIEFTDQKTDIEEKQEAHVKVQQSAVEGELMISIKKEEEEMYLRSDQHSMEKGDMMGTSKEKEETYVRSGYNPTEYDIITIKEDKCSLNISTDGHDVGSSSEEHLIQRSSAPQSHQKHVIECPFTCSECGKGFLWKGYLLSHLRSHTGERPFSCSECGKTFIRKSNLVAHQRIHTGERPFSCFECEKHFSRKSDLLRHQTRHSGKHPFLCSECGKGFAQKRDLLRHQTSHTGERAYSCSDCGKRFAWKVSLVAHQRSHTGERPFSCSVCQKGYFQKGPLIIHQRSHTGEHPLSCSECGKGFHWNRDLLIHQRRHTGEHPFSCSECGKGFVRKADLRSHQKSHSHERPFSCSVCGKDFVQKGGLVIHQRSHTREHPFVCSECGKGFSQKRDLLRHHRCHTGERPFSCLECGKWFSQKGHCTREKAPR from the exons ATGGTGATGTCACTTATTTATGCGGAAAGGAAGACACAGGAAGCCATAGATGAAGAGGGAGGAAGTACAGAGCAGACATTGCtgggactggcagcagaagag ATAAGGACTTTGTGTatggatcacatgaccacatccgTGAGGATGGACGAGGACtggagtcacatgactgagaggatattAAACCTCACACTGGAGATCATCTTCCtgttgactggagag gttattcttCCTGTGAAGTCTGGTGACCAGGTGACAATCACAGTTCCCCCACCTCACTTCCTGGTGCCTGAGAGAAACATGAAGAAGAACATTCTACAAGCCATCAACAAGATCACTGAGTTGCTgatgggagag gttcctataggTTGTCAGGATGTCCCAACCTTCTCCTCCAAGGTGGGCTGGCAGAGTGTAGAAGGACACAAAGACCTCTCCAAGGACATCATGACAGAGAaccagccgcccctcacatcaccag atggatccagtaacagcaaccaaccagagagatgtacaggtgctCTTTATTCCCATgattgtccacaggaagatcacaccatcccccaccattatcag GGTATAGAATTTACTGATCAGAAAACTGACATTGAAGAGAAACAAGAGGCTCATGTGAAGGTTCAGCAATCTGCAGTGGAAGGTGAATTAATGATATCAATaaaaaaggaagaagaggagatgtatttgaggagtgatcagcactctatggagaagggtgacatgatggggacaagtaaagagaaagaagagacatatgtaagGAGTGGTTATAACCCTACGGAATATGATATTATAACAATAAAAGAAGACAAATGTTCCCTGAATATTAGCACAG ATGGACACGATGTTGGGAGCTCCTCAGAGGAACATCTTATTcagaggagttcagctccacagTCACATCAGAAGCACGTAATCGAGTGTCCTTttacatgttcagaatgtgggaaaggcTTTCTTTGGAAAGGATACCTTCTTTCACACCTGAGAAGTCACACAGGGgagcggcctttttcatgttcagagtgtgggaaaacatTCATTCGGAAATCAAATCTTGTTGCACATCAAAGAATTCACACAGGCGAGCGGCCATTTTCATGTTTTGAATGCGAGAAGCATTTTAGTCGGAAAAGTGACCTTCTTAGACACCAGACGCGTCACTCAGGCAAACACCCTTttttgtgttcagagtgtgggaaaggctttGCTCAGAAAAGAGACCTTCTTAGACACCAGACAAGTCACACAGGGGAGCgtgcttattcatgttcagattgCGGGAAACGTTTCGCTTGGAAAGTAAGCCTTGTTgcacaccagagaagtcacacaggcgaGCGTCCGTTTTCTTGTTCAGTGTGCCAGAAGGGCTATTTCCAGAAGGGACCACTAATTatacaccagagaagtcacacaggtgagcaTCCAttatcatgttcagagtgtggcaaAGGTTTCCATTGGAATAGAGACCTTCTTATACACCAGAGACGTCACACAGGTGAACATCCAttttcatgctcagagtgtgggaaaggttttgttaGGAAAGCAGACCTTCGTTCTCACCAGAAGAGTCACTCGCATGAACGTCCATTTTCTTGTTCTGTGTGTGGGAAAGATTTTGTCCAAAAAGGAGGCCTTGTAATTCATCAGAGGAGTCACACACGAGAGCATCCCTttgtatgttcagagtgtggtaaGGGTTTCAGTCAGAAAAGAGACCTTCTTAGACACCACAGATgtcacacaggtgagcggccTTTTTCTTGTTTAGAATGTGGGAAATGGTTTTCTCAGAAAGGACATTGTACACGAGAGAAGGCACCGAGGTGA